A genomic window from Silene latifolia isolate original U9 population chromosome Y, ASM4854445v1, whole genome shotgun sequence includes:
- the LOC141633233 gene encoding uncharacterized protein LOC141633233: MTSVLEHVHTAVKFNSAFGPNLLQEGEENVGQFLYYEGIEYLMWNTYDVHFYAFFSLAMLFPELELSIQRDFAAAVLMHDTRRMKLLNDGKWVSRKALGAVPHDIGLNDPWFEVNAYNIYNTDRWKDLNPKFVLQVYRDVVAIGDKKFAHAVWPSVYVAMAFMDQFDTDRDGMIENEGFPDQTYDTWAVSGVSAYCGGLWVAALEAASALGREVGDKGSEDYYWFKYQKAKSVYQNKLWNGSYFNYDSSSRVNSASIQADQLAGQWYARACGLAPIIDEEKTKCAVFLSSM; the protein is encoded by the exons ATGACTTCAGTGCTTGAGCATGTTCATACGGCAGTTAAATTTAATTCTGCTTTTGGGCCAAATTTACTTCAAGAAGGGGAAGAAAATGTTGGTCAATTCCTATATTATGAAGGGATCGAGTATCTTATGTGGAACACATATGATGttcatttttatgcatttttttcTTTGGCAATGCTATTCCCAGAGCTTGAACTTAGCATTCAGAGAGACTTTGCAGCAGCTGTTCTAATGCATGACACTAGAAGAATGAAACTTTTAAATGATGGAAAATGGGTATCAAGAAAAGCTCTAGGGGCTGTTCCTCATGATATTGGCCTCAATGACCCATGGTTTGAAGTAAATGCTTACAACATCTATAACACTGATAGGTGGAAAGATTTAAATCCAAAATTTGTGCTCCAGGTTTACAGGGATGTAGTAGCCATAGGTGACAAAAAATTTGCTCATGCAGTTTGGCCATCGGTGTATGTAGCTATGGCCTTTATGGATCAGTTTGATACGGATAGGGATGGCATGATTGAGAATGAGGGTTTTCCTGATCAGACATATGACACATGGGCAGTCTCTGGTGTGAGTGCGTATTGTGGAGGACTGTGGGTTGCTGCACTTGAAGCGGCTTCAGCCTTAGGACGAGAAGTTGGTGACAAGGGTTCAGAAGATTATTATTGGTTCAAATATCAGAAAGCCAAGTCTGTTTATCAGAATAAGTTATGGAATGGCTCATACTTCAACTATGACAGCAGCTCTCGTGTTAATAGTGCATCTATCCAAGCTGATCAATTGGCCGGGCAATG GTATGCCCGGGCCTGTGGGCTAGCACCAATCATTGATGAGGAGAAGACAAAATGTGCAGTATTTTTGAGTTCAATGTAA